From Campylobacter upsaliensis, the proteins below share one genomic window:
- a CDS encoding integral memnbrane protein codes for MIMKLSLGAPFLIIELIACAVFIIAFGFGNFLIFMLLSMIAGVVLLALFWKNMLNFQMGGLKDTLKQFAFVIAGFLFLIPGVLSSVFGILVLIFGLIFGVKTQTNFYKKEQKHNEEIIDVEIIEERK; via the coding sequence ATTATTATGAAGCTTTCTTTAGGTGCGCCCTTTCTCATCATAGAGCTTATCGCTTGTGCGGTGTTTATCATCGCTTTTGGTTTTGGGAATTTTTTGATTTTTATGCTTTTGAGTATGATAGCTGGTGTGGTGCTTTTGGCTTTATTTTGGAAAAATATGCTAAATTTTCAAATGGGAGGCTTGAAAGATACGCTTAAGCAATTTGCCTTTGTGATTGCGGGGTTTTTGTTTTTAATCCCGGGTGTTTTAAGTTCTGTTTTTGGAATTTTAGTGCTTATTTTTGGACTTATTTTTGGGGTAAAAACACAAACAAATTTTTACAAAAAAGAACAAAAGCATAATGAAGAAATCATCGATGTGGAAATCATCGAGGAGAGAAAATGA
- a CDS encoding proline--tRNA ligase: protein MKFSQFYAPTFKEAPKDATLPSHIFLTRAGFIEQNGSGLYNFLPLGKMVYNKIESIIKEEMDKAGALETSLSFTTPASFWRESGRYNVFGKELLRFKDRKENDFILGPTHEEAMLNVVKNKITSYKQLPLNLYQVGLKFRDEARPRFGLLRCREFVMKDAYSFHKDEEDLTREFENMQGTYSKILKRLELDFRVVEADSGAIGGSGSKEFMVLAQNGEDDILLCSHCDYAANIEAAKRAKKTCEKERPEANFTSKFHTPDVKTIKGLAEFFKIDSFYTIKAVIKKALYEDETRLVAFFVRGCDDLQETKAQNACKALELVDADEEELKEAGLKPGFIGFINLKNVDFYIDNELKDEKQMIMGANEIDYHFVGIDVVNLNEERFKDLVEVKEGDCCAKCGAKLTKSKGIEVGHIFKLGTKYSAAMQATFLDENGKAKPFVMGCYGMGVSRLVAVAVEASFDERGIVWQEALSPFKLVIILSNIKDEKALNLGISLYEDLRKLGINVLLDDRNERYGVKMNDFELMGFNYALIIGKGLENNELELVKRKDLGKIKLKADTALIELKKVLL from the coding sequence ATGAAATTTAGTCAATTTTATGCCCCGACCTTTAAGGAAGCTCCAAAAGATGCGACTTTACCTAGTCATATTTTTTTAACAAGGGCAGGTTTTATCGAGCAAAATGGCAGTGGGCTTTATAATTTCTTACCGCTTGGTAAAATGGTTTATAATAAGATAGAAAGCATTATCAAGGAAGAGATGGATAAAGCAGGAGCGTTAGAAACAAGTCTTAGCTTCACTACACCAGCTTCTTTTTGGCGAGAAAGTGGGCGTTACAATGTCTTTGGAAAAGAGCTTTTACGCTTTAAAGATAGAAAAGAAAATGATTTTATCTTAGGACCTACGCACGAAGAAGCTATGCTTAATGTCGTTAAAAATAAAATCACAAGCTACAAGCAACTTCCGCTTAATTTGTATCAAGTAGGGCTTAAATTTCGTGATGAAGCTAGACCTAGATTTGGACTTTTAAGATGCCGCGAATTTGTTATGAAAGATGCTTATAGTTTCCATAAAGACGAAGAGGACTTAACGCGTGAATTTGAAAATATGCAAGGAACTTATAGCAAAATTTTAAAAAGACTTGAGCTTGATTTTAGAGTCGTTGAGGCAGATAGTGGAGCCATAGGAGGAAGTGGCAGTAAGGAATTTATGGTGCTAGCACAAAATGGCGAAGATGATATTTTGCTCTGTTCTCATTGCGATTACGCTGCAAATATAGAAGCGGCAAAAAGAGCGAAAAAAACTTGCGAGAAAGAACGCCCCGAGGCAAATTTTACAAGTAAATTTCATACGCCAGATGTTAAGACCATTAAGGGCTTGGCAGAATTTTTTAAAATTGACTCCTTTTATACCATTAAGGCGGTGATTAAAAAAGCTCTTTATGAAGATGAGACTAGGCTTGTCGCCTTTTTTGTAAGAGGCTGTGATGATTTGCAAGAAACAAAGGCACAAAATGCCTGCAAGGCTTTAGAGCTAGTCGATGCAGACGAAGAAGAGCTTAAAGAAGCTGGACTTAAGCCCGGATTTATAGGCTTTATCAATCTTAAAAATGTGGATTTTTATATCGATAATGAGCTAAAAGACGAAAAGCAAATGATTATGGGAGCAAATGAGATAGATTATCATTTTGTAGGCATTGATGTGGTGAATTTAAATGAGGAGAGATTTAAAGACCTAGTGGAGGTTAAGGAGGGGGATTGTTGTGCTAAATGTGGTGCAAAACTTACAAAAAGCAAGGGTATAGAAGTAGGACATATTTTTAAACTCGGCACAAAATACTCCGCCGCGATGCAAGCAACTTTTTTAGATGAAAATGGTAAGGCAAAGCCCTTTGTTATGGGTTGCTATGGTATGGGAGTGAGTCGCTTAGTCGCTGTGGCGGTGGAAGCTAGTTTTGATGAAAGGGGCATTGTATGGCAAGAAGCTTTAAGTCCTTTTAAGCTTGTCATTATTCTTTCAAACATTAAGGACGAAAAAGCTTTAAATTTAGGCATTTCTTTATATGAAGACTTACGAAAATTAGGCATTAATGTGCTTTTAGATGATAGAAATGAAAGATATGGTGTGAAAATGAACGATTTTGAATTAATGGGCTTTAATTATGCTCTTATCATAGGCAAAGGCTTAGAAAATAATGAGCTTGAGCTTGTCAAAAGAAAAGATTTAGGTAAAATTAAGCTTAAAGCAGATACAGCTTTGATAGAGCTTAAAAAGGTATTATTATGA
- the hemA gene encoding glutamyl-tRNA reductase — protein MHYFCISFTHKNTDLSLREKLSLNDEKKKKEFLKLVLSKEDIVESLVISTCNRVEILAFVKDLKEVGKHIITSLALLCEVDKNDLEKRADFFEDSGAIHHLFSVASSLDSLVIGETQITGQIKEAFHFAKNLNFCAEHLEFALHHAFKCAAKVRNQTQISKNPISIASVAVAKAKELLDLSQAKAVVIGAGEMAQLTCKHLLQTGAKIIILNRDLSKAQKLSEELGCEFDRLENLENYLNAYSLFFSATNAKNALITNNMLKSVEFKRYFFDIAVPRDIELNENDKIKVFAVDDLEEVVRKNLALRECEASIAYGIIGAMTSEFFKILSDLALTPTIKALRLKAKACANQQLQIALSKGYLKKSDEEEARKLIHQVFKAFLHEPTLNLRHLQGKKSEVLIQSLNYLFNLGEHNEI, from the coding sequence ATGCACTATTTTTGCATTAGTTTTACGCATAAAAACACGGACTTAAGCTTAAGGGAAAAACTTTCACTTAATGATGAAAAGAAAAAAAAGGAATTCTTAAAACTCGTTCTTTCTAAAGAAGATATTGTAGAAAGCCTTGTGATAAGCACTTGCAACCGCGTTGAAATTCTAGCCTTTGTGAAGGACTTAAAAGAAGTGGGCAAACACATCATCACAAGCCTTGCCCTACTTTGCGAAGTGGATAAAAATGATTTGGAAAAAAGGGCAGATTTTTTCGAAGATAGTGGGGCAATTCATCATCTTTTTTCAGTCGCTAGCTCACTTGATAGCCTTGTCATAGGCGAAACGCAAATCACAGGACAAATTAAAGAAGCTTTTCATTTTGCTAAAAATTTGAATTTTTGCGCAGAACATTTAGAATTTGCCCTACATCACGCTTTTAAATGTGCCGCTAAGGTAAGAAATCAAACTCAAATTTCTAAAAATCCCATTTCAATCGCCTCAGTTGCTGTGGCTAAGGCTAAAGAATTACTTGATTTAAGTCAAGCAAAAGCCGTTGTCATCGGTGCTGGAGAAATGGCACAACTTACTTGTAAGCACCTTCTGCAAACAGGAGCAAAGATCATCATCTTAAATCGCGATTTAAGCAAAGCTCAAAAATTAAGCGAAGAATTAGGTTGCGAATTTGATAGACTTGAAAATTTAGAAAATTATCTTAACGCTTATTCACTTTTTTTCTCCGCGACCAATGCTAAAAACGCTCTTATTACAAATAATATGCTTAAAAGCGTGGAATTTAAACGCTATTTTTTCGACATTGCCGTGCCAAGAGATATTGAATTAAACGAAAATGATAAAATCAAAGTTTTTGCAGTCGATGACTTAGAGGAAGTGGTGCGAAAAAATTTAGCCTTAAGAGAGTGTGAAGCTAGCATAGCTTATGGCATTATAGGAGCGATGACGAGTGAATTTTTTAAAATTCTAAGTGATTTGGCACTAACGCCCACCATAAAAGCCTTAAGATTAAAAGCTAAAGCTTGTGCCAATCAACAACTTCAAATCGCCCTTTCAAAAGGCTATTTAAAAAAATCAGATGAAGAAGAAGCAAGAAAATTAATCCACCAAGTTTTCAAAGCCTTTTTGCACGAGCCAACGCTAAATTTAAGGCATTTGCAAGGTAAAAAAAGTGAAGTTCTTATCCAGTCTTTAAACTATCTTTTCAATTTAGGAGAACACAATGAAATTTAG
- a CDS encoding polyprenyl synthetase family protein has protein sequence MQEIDKIIQNYLLELAYEPILTMLAKTNTGKKLRSKLLLSIAGESQKAYILCAIIELIHLASLLHDDIIDESELRRGARSINAEFGAKNALMLGDILYSKAFYELSKQETKISQILSNAVCKLAIGELMDVNLSKKFNPDKEAYLTMIYHKTAVLIEASARCGALLAKLDENAFAKYGKNLGLAFQIVDDILDITGDEATLGKPALSDFKEGKTTLAYIYLYESLNENDKKILKNLFKKDLNKEERLWLKQKFKEKNIIEQSIKKAKEYGNLSLKAIENDKNEKLEAIIKTLIDRDF, from the coding sequence GTGCAAGAAATAGACAAAATCATACAAAACTATCTTTTAGAACTTGCTTACGAGCCTATTTTAACAATGCTTGCCAAAACAAACACGGGCAAGAAACTTCGCTCAAAACTTCTTTTAAGCATAGCAGGAGAGAGTCAAAAAGCTTATATTTTATGTGCCATTATAGAGCTTATCCACTTAGCTAGTCTTCTTCACGATGATATTATCGATGAGAGCGAATTAAGGCGTGGAGCAAGGTCTATCAATGCCGAATTTGGGGCTAAAAATGCCCTAATGCTTGGCGACATTTTATATTCTAAAGCCTTTTATGAGCTTTCCAAACAAGAAACAAAAATCTCCCAAATTCTCTCAAATGCCGTTTGCAAACTTGCCATAGGTGAGCTTATGGATGTCAATTTAAGCAAGAAATTTAATCCAGACAAGGAAGCGTATCTAACGATGATTTATCATAAAACGGCTGTTTTAATCGAAGCAAGTGCAAGATGTGGGGCTTTACTTGCAAAACTTGATGAAAATGCCTTTGCCAAGTATGGTAAAAATTTAGGACTTGCCTTTCAAATCGTTGATGATATCCTTGACATCACAGGTGATGAAGCCACACTTGGAAAGCCGGCACTAAGCGACTTTAAAGAAGGTAAAACGACACTAGCTTATATATATTTATATGAAAGCTTAAATGAAAATGATAAAAAAATATTAAAAAATTTGTTTAAAAAAGATTTAAATAAAGAAGAAAGATTATGGCTAAAGCAAAAATTTAAAGAAAAAAACATCATAGAGCAAAGCATTAAAAAGGCTAAAGAATATGGAAATTTAAGTCTTAAAGCCATAGAAAATGACAAAAATGAAAAGCTAGAAGCTATCATTAAAACCTTGATAGATAGGGATTTTTAA
- a CDS encoding DUF2018 family protein — MDLLDAMLNKSPKEKFLEIIQNGNLGALEKTFENFFAEYIAMIELLEKQGLNENDLKNFILENNELIEQRQNDIFIELGAKILGHEG, encoded by the coding sequence ATGGATTTACTCGATGCTATGTTAAATAAAAGCCCTAAAGAAAAATTCCTAGAAATTATTCAAAATGGAAATTTAGGCGCCTTAGAAAAAACCTTTGAAAATTTTTTTGCAGAATACATTGCTATGATTGAGCTTTTAGAAAAACAGGGCTTAAATGAAAACGACCTTAAAAATTTCATCTTGGAAAATAACGAATTAATAGAGCAAAGGCAAAATGATATCTTCATAGAGCTTGGAGCAAAAATTTTAGGACACGAGGGCTAA
- a CDS encoding Mur ligase family protein yields MLHSIYFLNTLLFNFCVAFYLILALQWYSYKLKRLVFHYHKPLLHLYFLALPYVIFITSLGFSWFSLAYFTLIHTPLLYFWHKGIDKKLVFTTKVKWFFCFVFAFNVLFSILSLRFSFLFNLLSLPCALISLKILDLLQARYFLKKAKHKILKNNHLTIILITASFGKTSIKNFLYELLKDDFITHKSPRSVNTLMGIVKDINENLQENTQIYIAEAGARLKGDILELSSFLEPQICIIGEIGGAHLEYFKNIENTRETKLEALQSKRLKQAFLHSSTLKKDESNMIIYDNLLLNFNANLNGIDFSLRLNDKEEFFQSSILGAFNAENLCACVCCANYLGVKLETIKKQIANLKAVEHRLQIISKEPKFIIDDGFNGNFKGMSESYHLAKSYQGRRVLVTPGIIEGSEEDNKKLAKIINESFDLVIISAHINAALFEKELKINKIILKEKAKLVEILAKHTKNGDLILFSNDAPSYL; encoded by the coding sequence ATGCTTCATAGTATCTATTTTTTAAATACTCTTTTATTTAATTTTTGTGTCGCTTTTTATCTTATTTTGGCACTTCAGTGGTATTCTTATAAGCTTAAACGCCTTGTTTTTCATTATCATAAGCCCTTATTACATCTTTATTTTCTAGCCCTACCTTATGTTATTTTTATCACATCTTTAGGCTTTTCGTGGTTTTCTTTAGCGTATTTTACGCTAATCCACACGCCTCTTTTATATTTTTGGCATAAAGGCATTGACAAAAAGCTCGTTTTTACCACTAAAGTAAAATGGTTCTTTTGCTTTGTTTTTGCCTTTAATGTGCTTTTTTCCATACTTTCCTTGCGTTTTTCTTTTCTTTTTAATCTTTTAAGCCTACCTTGCGCTTTAATCTCTCTTAAAATTTTAGACCTTTTACAAGCACGCTATTTTCTCAAAAAAGCTAAACATAAAATCTTAAAAAATAATCATTTGACCATCATACTCATCACAGCAAGTTTTGGAAAAACTAGCATTAAAAATTTTCTTTACGAGCTTTTAAAAGACGATTTTATCACGCATAAAAGCCCAAGAAGTGTTAATACCCTAATGGGAATTGTTAAAGATATTAATGAAAATCTACAAGAAAATACTCAAATTTACATTGCTGAAGCGGGAGCTAGGCTTAAGGGGGACATTTTAGAATTAAGCTCATTTTTAGAGCCACAAATTTGCATTATAGGCGAGATAGGCGGGGCGCATTTGGAATATTTTAAAAATATAGAAAATACAAGGGAAACAAAGCTTGAAGCCCTGCAATCAAAACGCCTCAAACAAGCCTTTTTACACTCAAGCACTCTTAAAAAAGATGAAAGTAATATGATAATTTATGATAACTTACTTCTTAATTTTAATGCAAATCTTAATGGAATTGATTTTTCGCTGCGTTTAAATGACAAAGAAGAGTTTTTTCAAAGCTCCATTTTGGGTGCTTTTAATGCAGAAAATTTATGTGCTTGTGTGTGCTGTGCGAATTATTTAGGCGTAAAGCTGGAAACAATTAAAAAGCAAATTGCCAATTTAAAAGCCGTAGAACATCGCTTACAAATCATATCAAAAGAGCCAAAATTCATCATTGATGATGGTTTTAATGGAAATTTTAAGGGTATGAGTGAAAGCTATCATTTAGCAAAAAGCTATCAAGGACGCAGGGTTTTAGTAACTCCAGGCATTATCGAGGGAAGCGAAGAAGATAACAAAAAACTTGCTAAAATCATTAACGAAAGCTTCGATTTAGTCATCATCTCCGCTCACATTAATGCCGCACTTTTTGAAAAAGAGCTCAAAATCAACAAAATCATTTTAAAAGAAAAAGCAAAGCTTGTGGAAATTCTAGCCAAACATACTAAAAATGGGGACTTAATCCTCTTTTCAAATGATGCGCCGAGTTATTTATAA
- a CDS encoding alpha/beta fold hydrolase gives MAQSIVVYKHQNYALSYEVIGLEKEEKILILHGWGANKELMINTFSHHLKDFCQIYVDLPGFGRSSVEEVLESEDYALIVGEFLKMKGWEIAYFMGHSFGGKICALLARKTPNAFLILLSSAGIIAPKSFKVRFKIALFKFLKKLGFGSFYRFFASKDGANLSPLMYETFKKVVDEDFSAIFKSLENQSLIFWGEEDQATPLKSGELINTLIKKSTFYPLKGDHFFFLQNAKFIADTIKKAKNAS, from the coding sequence ATGGCACAAAGTATAGTCGTTTATAAACATCAAAATTACGCCCTTAGCTATGAAGTCATAGGTCTTGAAAAAGAAGAAAAAATTCTCATCTTACACGGCTGGGGAGCAAATAAAGAATTAATGATAAATACCTTTTCACATCACTTAAAAGACTTTTGTCAAATTTATGTAGATTTACCGGGCTTTGGTCGCTCAAGTGTAGAAGAGGTGCTTGAAAGTGAGGATTATGCTTTGATTGTGGGGGAATTTTTAAAGATGAAGGGCTGGGAAATCGCCTATTTTATGGGGCATTCTTTTGGAGGGAAAATTTGCGCCCTTCTTGCTAGAAAAACTCCAAACGCTTTCTTAATTTTACTTTCAAGTGCAGGCATTATCGCCCCCAAATCTTTTAAAGTGCGTTTTAAAATCGCTCTTTTTAAATTCCTCAAAAAGCTTGGTTTTGGCTCTTTTTACCGCTTTTTTGCAAGTAAGGACGGAGCAAATTTAAGCCCTTTAATGTATGAAACCTTCAAAAAAGTAGTTGATGAAGATTTTAGTGCAATTTTTAAAAGCCTTGAAAATCAAAGTCTTATTTTTTGGGGGGAAGAGGATCAAGCCACACCGCTTAAAAGCGGAGAGCTTATTAATACTCTAATAAAAAAAAGCACATTTTACCCCTTAAAAGGTGATCATTTTTTCTTTTTACAAAATGCTAAATTCATCGCTGACACCATAAAAAAGGCTAAAAATGCTTCATAG
- a CDS encoding type II toxin-antitoxin system Phd/YefM family antitoxin produces the protein MMLCKQDEIYTATEVVRNFSPILEKLKADPSGKIVILKNNKFEAVMLSVKEYERLEEAVKLLENIYKNQKG, from the coding sequence ATAATGCTTTGCAAGCAAGATGAAATTTACACAGCGACTGAAGTGGTTAGAAATTTTAGCCCCATTTTAGAAAAGCTTAAAGCAGATCCTTCCGGTAAAATCGTTATTCTTAAAAATAACAAATTTGAGGCTGTAATGTTAAGCGTTAAAGAATATGAGCGTTTGGAAGAAGCGGTGAAACTTTTAGAAAATATCTATAAAAATCAAAAGGGCTAA
- a CDS encoding D-alanine--D-alanine ligase → MNLAILFGGNSYEHEISIVSAVVLKKVLDEEPYFIFCDEEREFYLIKASNLNAKTFSSKAYKKEKKLILKQGGFYLEGFLGEKKLEIKCVINLIHGRDGEDGKIAALFEFFNINFIGPRLEASVLSFNKELTKLYAKSVGVKTLDYFTLKKGLQTSFKPNFPCILKPVRLGSSIGISIANNEEELNYGKDVGFEFDDTLLVEDFKKDIKEYNLAGCMIKDELIFSIIEEPKKKEFLDFEQKYLSFSGHSELIEADLSEELKEKLKESFSKIYNPLFKGALIRCDFFILDNEVYLNEINPNPGSLANYLFKDFNSTLKNLANSVKNEPKIKINYSFLHSINGQKGKL, encoded by the coding sequence ATGAATTTGGCTATACTTTTTGGTGGAAATTCTTATGAACACGAGATTAGCATAGTGAGTGCTGTGGTGCTTAAAAAGGTGCTTGATGAAGAGCCTTATTTTATATTTTGTGATGAAGAAAGGGAGTTTTATCTCATTAAAGCTTCTAATTTAAATGCAAAAACCTTTAGCTCAAAAGCCTACAAAAAAGAGAAAAAGCTTATTTTAAAACAAGGAGGCTTTTATCTTGAGGGCTTTTTGGGAGAGAAAAAGCTTGAAATCAAATGTGTGATTAATCTTATCCACGGAAGAGATGGCGAGGATGGGAAAATCGCCGCCTTATTTGAATTTTTTAATATCAATTTCATTGGTCCGCGTTTAGAAGCTAGTGTGCTGTCTTTTAATAAAGAACTTACCAAGCTTTATGCTAAAAGCGTAGGCGTGAAAACTCTTGATTACTTCACGCTTAAAAAAGGGCTTCAAACTAGCTTTAAGCCGAATTTTCCTTGCATTTTAAAACCTGTGCGTTTAGGAAGCAGTATAGGCATTAGCATAGCTAACAATGAAGAAGAGTTAAACTATGGTAAAGATGTTGGTTTTGAATTTGACGACACTTTGCTCGTAGAAGATTTTAAAAAAGATATTAAAGAATATAATCTAGCAGGCTGTATGATAAAAGATGAGCTCATTTTCTCCATCATAGAAGAGCCTAAGAAAAAGGAATTTTTGGACTTTGAGCAAAAATACCTTAGCTTTTCAGGGCATAGTGAATTGATAGAAGCGGATTTAAGCGAAGAATTAAAAGAAAAATTAAAAGAATCCTTTAGTAAAATTTACAATCCTCTTTTTAAGGGTGCTTTGATAAGATGTGATTTTTTCATCCTTGATAATGAAGTGTATTTAAATGAAATTAACCCAAATCCTGGCTCTTTGGCAAATTATCTCTTTAAAGATTTCAATTCTACGCTGAAAAATCTTGCCAATAGCGTCAAAAACGAGCCTAAAATTAAGATCAATTATAGTTTTTTACATAGCATCAATGGACAAAAGGGTAAATTATAA
- the ruvA gene encoding Holliday junction branch migration protein RuvA gives MVVAIEGIITKKEPTFAVLKTQNGVSYGIYISLFCAAKLELHTKCELLITQIIKEDSHKLYGFLEKDEQKIFEMLLKVNGIGATTAMAICSSLDSNAFYKALSLNDESVFKKVPGIGAKSAKRIIVELSDSKMAFNNVSDDKAQALAALLSLGFKQDKILSVLATCEAKDTNELIKEALKKLA, from the coding sequence ATGGTTGTCGCCATCGAAGGAATAATCACTAAAAAAGAACCTACTTTTGCCGTGCTAAAAACGCAAAATGGCGTAAGTTATGGAATTTATATCTCGCTTTTTTGTGCGGCAAAATTAGAACTTCACACCAAGTGTGAGCTTTTAATCACGCAAATCATCAAGGAAGACTCTCATAAGCTTTATGGCTTTTTGGAAAAAGATGAGCAAAAAATTTTTGAAATGCTTTTAAAGGTCAATGGCATAGGTGCAACAACGGCTATGGCTATATGCTCAAGCCTCGATAGTAACGCCTTTTATAAAGCCTTAAGCTTAAATGATGAAAGCGTCTTTAAAAAGGTGCCAGGAATTGGTGCAAAAAGTGCCAAACGCATTATTGTTGAATTAAGCGATTCTAAAATGGCGTTTAATAATGTCAGCGATGATAAAGCTCAGGCTCTAGCCGCCCTACTTTCTTTGGGCTTTAAACAAGATAAAATTCTAAGCGTTTTAGCCACTTGCGAGGCTAAGGATACGAATGAGCTTATCAAAGAAGCTTTAAAAAAACTTGCATAA
- a CDS encoding AI-2E family transporter, whose protein sequence is MKSGKIFLICFILVILSLLFYLFKSFLLVMAIAALMAVATSNLHAKFLSLTKQRKLLASTLTTSFMILLFFAPFIYTSIELAKALKNFDINLITQTLDYIKHYEFSLPSSLEFLEPKIKEFIAELDLNSLYRQALTYASSFTKSGAKFLMDMALICVFYFFANLYGTELVIYLKSIVPINKTELDEILGEVGNVMAVVLYSMIIVAIFQGALFGIIMFFYGYDGLLMGVIFAVSSLIPAVGGALVYVPVSLYTFASGNLSSAIVILVYSFIMISFVADTLIKPLIIKWINEKLVKTPTNINELLIFLAMIAGISSFGFWGIILGPAILTFFISTLRLYNILKDKNLI, encoded by the coding sequence TTGAAAAGTGGGAAAATATTTTTAATTTGTTTTATTTTGGTTATTTTAAGTCTTTTGTTTTATCTTTTTAAAAGCTTTTTGCTTGTGATGGCAATAGCAGCTCTTATGGCTGTGGCGACTTCAAATTTACACGCTAAATTCTTAAGCCTTACTAAGCAAAGAAAGCTTTTAGCCTCCACACTTACAACCTCCTTTATGATTTTACTTTTTTTCGCACCTTTTATCTATACAAGCATAGAGCTTGCAAAGGCTTTGAAAAATTTCGATATTAACCTCATCACCCAAACTCTTGATTACATTAAACATTACGAATTTTCTCTGCCCTCTTCTTTGGAGTTTTTAGAGCCTAAGATTAAAGAATTTATCGCTGAACTTGATTTAAATTCGCTTTATAGACAAGCTCTTACTTACGCTTCAAGCTTTACAAAATCAGGAGCCAAATTTCTTATGGATATGGCTTTAATTTGCGTGTTTTATTTCTTTGCAAATCTTTACGGCACAGAACTTGTCATCTACTTAAAGTCCATAGTTCCCATTAACAAAACCGAGCTTGATGAAATTTTAGGCGAAGTGGGTAATGTTATGGCTGTGGTGCTTTACTCTATGATTATCGTGGCGATTTTCCAAGGCGCACTTTTTGGAATCATAATGTTTTTTTATGGCTATGATGGACTTTTAATGGGTGTGATTTTTGCGGTTAGCTCTTTAATCCCTGCTGTGGGTGGGGCTTTGGTTTATGTGCCTGTGAGCCTTTATACCTTTGCTTCTGGGAATTTAAGTAGTGCGATTGTGATACTTGTTTATTCTTTTATAATGATTTCTTTTGTTGCTGATACACTCATTAAACCACTTATTATAAAGTGGATTAATGAAAAGCTCGTTAAAACCCCGACAAATATCAATGAGCTTCTTATCTTTCTTGCGATGATAGCTGGAATTTCAAGCTTTGGCTTTTGGGGGATTATTTTAGGACCTGCCATTTTAACCTTTTTCATTTCCACACTAAGGCTTTATAATATTTTAAAAGATAAGAATTTGATTTAA
- the ruvB gene encoding Holliday junction branch migration DNA helicase RuvB, protein MDRIVEIEKFSPDETYESSLRPSNFDGYIGQDNIKKNLHIFINAAKKRGECLDHILFSGPAGLGKTTLANIIATEMGANIKTTAAPMIEKSGDLAAILTNLSEGDVLFIDEIHRLSPAIEEVLYPAMEDFRLDIIIGSGPAAQTIKIDLPKFTLIGATTRAGMLSNPLRDRFGMQFRLEFYKNEELALILQKAALKLNKNCEEKAALEIAKRSRSTPRIALRLLKRVRDFADVNDEENISLVRAYEALNSLGVNELGFDSMDLRYLELLTSAKGKAMGLASIAAALSEDENTVEDVIEPYLLANGYIERTAKGRIASAKSYATLKLNYEKTLFED, encoded by the coding sequence ATGGATAGGATAGTAGAAATTGAAAAATTCTCCCCAGATGAAACTTATGAAAGTTCTTTGCGACCTTCAAATTTCGATGGTTATATAGGACAAGATAATATTAAAAAAAATCTTCATATTTTCATCAACGCAGCCAAAAAACGGGGTGAATGCCTAGATCATATCCTTTTTAGCGGACCTGCTGGACTTGGCAAAACGACCTTAGCCAACATTATCGCCACAGAAATGGGAGCAAATATCAAAACCACAGCCGCTCCAATGATAGAAAAAAGCGGAGATTTAGCAGCCATTTTGACAAATTTAAGCGAAGGTGATGTGCTTTTTATCGATGAGATTCATCGTCTTAGCCCTGCGATTGAAGAAGTGCTTTATCCTGCTATGGAGGATTTTAGGCTTGATATTATCATAGGAAGCGGACCTGCGGCTCAAACGATTAAAATCGACCTTCCCAAATTCACACTCATCGGTGCGACCACAAGAGCTGGAATGCTTAGCAATCCTCTAAGAGACCGCTTTGGTATGCAATTTCGCCTTGAATTTTACAAAAATGAAGAACTTGCTCTCATCTTGCAAAAAGCCGCCCTTAAGCTTAATAAAAATTGCGAAGAAAAAGCCGCTTTAGAAATCGCCAAGCGTTCGCGTTCCACTCCTAGAATCGCCCTAAGACTTTTAAAGAGAGTGCGTGATTTTGCCGATGTCAATGATGAAGAAAATATTAGCCTCGTAAGAGCCTATGAAGCCTTAAATTCACTAGGGGTTAATGAGCTGGGCTTTGATAGTATGGATTTAAGATATTTAGAGCTTTTAACCTCCGCTAAAGGTAAAGCTATGGGGCTTGCAAGCATTGCAGCGGCTTTAAGCGAAGATGAAAATACGGTTGAAGATGTGATTGAGCCTTATTTACTTGCAAATGGCTACATCGAACGCACCGCTAAGGGACGCATCGCTAGTGCAAAAAGCTATGCTACGCTTAAGCTAAATTATGAAAAAACTTTATTTGAGGACTAA